The following proteins come from a genomic window of Gemmatimonadota bacterium:
- a CDS encoding site-specific tyrosine recombinase XerD: MKLEDAKRRFLDELSVERGASKNTLDAYRRDLAAYVEALRKREVVEVEHVTPTLVAEFLESETKRGRAPTTVRRRLSAVRGLHRSALRAGLAGEDPTREVVGPRRTRKLPGALTVPEIERLLAAVPKEGPLALRDTALLEFGYATGLRASEMASVNEGDLDEEPGLVRVRGKGEVERQVPVGRIARHAVEAWRRKGRPSLLRGRREDALFLNARGGRLSRAGIWLAIRRHARAAGLGGSVSPHTLRHSFATHLLEGGADLRVVQELLGHADLSTTQIYTRVDTTLLSEVHRSAHPRERARRS; the protein is encoded by the coding sequence ATGAAGCTGGAGGACGCGAAGCGGCGCTTTCTGGATGAACTCTCGGTTGAACGGGGTGCGTCGAAGAACACGCTGGACGCGTACCGTCGGGATCTTGCGGCGTATGTGGAGGCACTGCGGAAGCGCGAGGTGGTCGAAGTGGAGCATGTCACCCCGACACTCGTGGCCGAGTTCCTGGAGTCCGAGACGAAGCGGGGGCGCGCGCCCACCACGGTTCGCAGGAGACTGAGCGCAGTGCGGGGACTTCACCGAAGCGCGCTTCGCGCCGGGCTCGCGGGGGAGGATCCGACGCGCGAAGTCGTGGGGCCTCGGCGCACGCGGAAGCTCCCGGGTGCGTTGACGGTGCCGGAAATCGAACGCCTGCTCGCGGCGGTGCCGAAGGAAGGCCCATTGGCCCTTCGTGACACGGCTCTTCTGGAGTTCGGTTACGCGACCGGCCTGCGGGCGTCGGAGATGGCCTCGGTGAATGAGGGAGATCTGGACGAAGAGCCGGGACTTGTTCGCGTTCGAGGCAAGGGAGAAGTGGAACGCCAGGTCCCGGTAGGGCGCATCGCCCGCCATGCGGTGGAGGCGTGGCGGCGGAAGGGGAGGCCTTCGCTTCTTCGGGGCAGGCGCGAAGACGCGCTGTTTCTGAACGCGCGCGGGGGGCGTCTCTCTCGTGCGGGAATCTGGCTTGCGATTCGGCGTCACGCGCGAGCGGCCGGGCTGGGCGGGAGTGTGTCTCCCCATACTCTGCGGCACTCCTTCGCGACTCATCTGCTGGAGGGAGGGGCGGACCTGCGCGTCGTTCAGGAGCTTCTGGGCCATGCAGACCTGTCCACGACGCAGATTTACACGCGAGTGGACACGACGCTCCTCTCCGAGGTCCATAGAAGCGCCCATCCTCGTGAGCGGGCCCGAAGGTCGTGA
- the uvrC gene encoding excinuclease ABC subunit UvrC produces the protein MSEASSSAVRRKRLAREAAELPRAPGVYLFRDDEGAVIYVGKAKVLRTRVRSYFAPTADPAVKVKRTVSQTDSVETIVTRTEVEALLLEYNLIREYRPRYNVVYRDDKRYPYLKVTLGEPYPRVVPTREVVEDGSRYFGPYTDVGSMRSALRALGAAFPLPTCRIRLTEGMSERGCLDHQLGRCVAPCRGDGDPAEYRRIVEEVMSFLGGRGVGILSALEEDMARASRDRRYEEAARIRDRLRSLRSTLETQHVTLGRGNLDALGFARDGSRGTGVLIHLREGRVVGRDRLDVECGPEDSPAEVARVLLLGFYRSRSTIPPQILLPARVADAPVLESWLGERAGRRVRLRVPSRGDGARLLEMADHNAAVAVGAGAERVETRDAALVELAAVLGLPGLPGRIEGFDISHVQGRDAYASLVVFRGGQPSRAEYRTFGIRTAARADDPGAIGEAVGRRAKTAREEGTIPDLVLVDGGEAQLEAARRALMEAGLGGVPVAALAKREEVVRLAGSPGEVCMKEGDHALALLQRVRDESHRFARRAHLRKRGKRMRESALDGIPGIGPKRRRALLRAFGSPEGLRLAGREGIAAVPGIGVELARAIWERMSGDAS, from the coding sequence GTGAGCGAGGCGAGTTCCTCCGCCGTCCGGCGGAAGCGTCTGGCGCGAGAGGCGGCCGAGCTTCCGCGGGCACCGGGCGTCTACCTCTTCCGGGATGACGAGGGAGCGGTCATCTATGTCGGGAAGGCGAAAGTTCTTCGCACGCGAGTTCGAAGTTACTTCGCGCCCACCGCGGACCCCGCCGTCAAGGTGAAGCGCACGGTGTCGCAGACCGACTCGGTGGAGACCATCGTCACGAGAACCGAGGTCGAAGCGCTGCTTCTGGAATACAACCTGATTCGCGAATACCGACCCCGGTACAATGTGGTGTACCGGGACGACAAACGCTATCCGTACCTGAAGGTGACGCTCGGGGAACCGTATCCTCGCGTGGTTCCGACGCGCGAGGTGGTCGAGGACGGCAGTCGGTATTTCGGGCCGTACACCGATGTGGGATCCATGCGAAGTGCGCTGCGTGCGCTGGGGGCGGCCTTTCCGCTGCCGACCTGCCGGATCCGCCTGACGGAGGGCATGTCCGAGCGAGGTTGCCTGGACCATCAGCTGGGGAGGTGTGTGGCCCCGTGTCGCGGAGATGGGGATCCGGCGGAGTACCGGAGAATCGTGGAGGAGGTGATGAGCTTCCTCGGCGGCCGGGGCGTGGGCATTCTCTCGGCGCTGGAAGAGGACATGGCGCGGGCGTCCCGGGATCGTCGCTATGAGGAGGCGGCGCGCATCCGCGATCGACTTCGCTCTCTCCGAAGCACTCTCGAAACCCAGCATGTCACTCTCGGGCGTGGGAATCTCGACGCGCTCGGTTTTGCGCGGGACGGCAGCCGGGGCACGGGCGTTCTCATTCATCTGCGGGAAGGGCGCGTCGTGGGGAGGGATCGATTGGATGTGGAGTGCGGCCCGGAGGATTCCCCGGCGGAGGTGGCGCGCGTTCTTCTGCTCGGGTTCTATCGTTCCAGATCCACCATTCCGCCACAGATCCTGCTGCCTGCCCGGGTTGCGGACGCGCCCGTCCTTGAGAGCTGGCTGGGGGAGAGGGCCGGTCGTCGCGTTCGCCTTCGGGTGCCCAGCCGCGGCGACGGCGCGAGGCTTCTGGAGATGGCCGACCACAATGCGGCGGTGGCGGTGGGGGCGGGTGCGGAACGGGTGGAAACGCGGGACGCGGCGCTCGTCGAACTGGCGGCGGTGCTGGGGCTCCCGGGGCTCCCGGGCCGGATCGAGGGGTTCGACATCTCCCATGTGCAGGGTCGAGATGCGTATGCATCGCTGGTGGTGTTCCGGGGAGGGCAGCCGTCGCGTGCGGAATACCGTACCTTCGGCATTCGAACTGCCGCGCGGGCAGACGACCCGGGCGCGATCGGGGAAGCCGTGGGGCGGCGCGCGAAGACGGCCCGGGAAGAGGGGACGATTCCCGATCTCGTGCTGGTCGATGGTGGAGAGGCACAACTGGAGGCGGCGCGGCGGGCGCTGATGGAGGCGGGGCTCGGCGGCGTGCCCGTCGCGGCGCTGGCCAAGCGCGAGGAAGTCGTGCGCCTGGCGGGAAGTCCGGGCGAGGTGTGTATGAAGGAAGGCGATCACGCGCTGGCACTGCTTCAGAGAGTCCGCGATGAGTCGCACCGGTTTGCCCGAAGAGCGCATCTCCGAAAGCGCGGGAAGCGAATGCGGGAGAGCGCCCTCGACGGCATTCCCGGGATCGGGCCGAAGCGGCGGCGGGCTCTTCTGCGTGCGTTTGGCTCACCGGAGGGGCTGCGCCTTGCCGGGCGCGAGGGAATCGCCGCCGTCCCGGGGATCGGGGTCGAACTGGCTCGCGCAATCTGGGAACGGATGTCCGGAGACGCATCATGA
- the murJ gene encoding murein biosynthesis integral membrane protein MurJ, producing the protein MEGGGIRPVTRQATGIGAATLLSRVFGLARDTAFAVLFGTGFVADAFNLAFLLPNFFRRIVGEGNLNPAFVPVFTEVRERRGDRAGGVLLRRVAGSLFGVLLVLTLAGEFLAEPLVRLYARDWSADPAAFDYAVRLLRILFPYLLFAGGAALAGAALNSLRHFRIPALAPILLNLSFLSAAGVAVLRGGSLESRAVVFALGGLAGGLLAWFAHFPVMRRLGLPITPAWKPSDPDVRRIGALMLPGLLAFGVTQVNLLVDTLLALRLEEGSLSALRLGNRVTLLPMGVIGVAISTAALPDLSMRAARGDLAQLREGLAHSLRLLFALLLPAAAGLMILSEPIVRLLFQYGEFTAAHSTPMTAGAVAFYALGLPAFGLVKGLAQGYYSVQDTKTPVRIACVAMGTNIVLNFALVGPMGLRGLALATSLAACLNTGLLLAGLRGRIGLRGRGALTGSVVRTLAATLALGVGCVAGAALGAPVGRVGEVAGGVVGGLSLWLVAGRLLRHRELADVVAVFRRRAGRQ; encoded by the coding sequence ATGGAGGGGGGCGGGATCCGGCCGGTAACCCGGCAGGCGACGGGAATCGGGGCCGCGACGCTTCTGAGCCGGGTATTCGGGCTGGCGCGGGACACCGCCTTTGCCGTTCTTTTCGGGACGGGCTTTGTCGCCGATGCCTTCAATCTGGCGTTTCTCCTGCCGAACTTCTTTCGCCGCATCGTCGGCGAGGGGAACCTCAATCCAGCCTTCGTCCCCGTCTTCACCGAGGTCCGGGAGCGCCGGGGGGACCGGGCCGGAGGGGTCCTTCTCCGGCGTGTGGCCGGGTCTCTCTTCGGGGTGCTCCTTGTCCTGACGCTGGCGGGAGAGTTCCTTGCGGAACCGCTCGTGCGCCTGTACGCGCGGGACTGGTCGGCGGATCCGGCCGCGTTCGACTACGCCGTCAGACTGTTGCGTATCCTGTTTCCGTATCTCCTGTTCGCTGGGGGAGCGGCGCTGGCGGGGGCTGCGCTCAACAGCCTCCGTCATTTCCGGATTCCTGCGCTGGCTCCGATTCTCCTGAATCTGTCGTTTCTGTCGGCCGCGGGCGTGGCGGTGCTTCGCGGGGGAAGTCTGGAGAGCCGCGCGGTCGTCTTCGCCCTCGGAGGGCTGGCGGGGGGGCTTCTGGCCTGGTTCGCCCACTTCCCGGTCATGCGCCGACTGGGGCTTCCCATTACGCCCGCATGGAAGCCGTCCGATCCGGATGTGAGGCGGATCGGAGCTCTCATGCTGCCGGGGCTGTTGGCGTTCGGCGTGACGCAGGTGAATCTGCTGGTCGACACGCTGTTGGCACTCCGGCTGGAGGAAGGTTCGCTCTCCGCGCTGCGTCTCGGAAACCGCGTGACCCTTCTCCCGATGGGCGTCATCGGCGTGGCCATATCGACGGCGGCGCTTCCGGACCTCTCCATGCGCGCGGCACGGGGTGACCTTGCGCAACTTCGCGAGGGGCTCGCGCATTCGCTGCGACTTCTGTTTGCGCTCCTTCTGCCGGCGGCGGCGGGGCTCATGATCCTGTCGGAGCCGATCGTGCGCCTCCTCTTCCAGTACGGGGAGTTTACCGCGGCGCATTCCACGCCGATGACGGCGGGAGCTGTCGCGTTCTACGCGCTGGGTCTGCCGGCGTTCGGGCTGGTGAAGGGGCTGGCGCAAGGGTACTACTCCGTGCAGGACACGAAGACGCCGGTACGGATCGCGTGTGTGGCGATGGGGACGAACATTGTGCTGAACTTCGCGCTGGTGGGCCCCATGGGGTTGCGTGGCCTGGCGCTGGCGACCTCGCTGGCGGCGTGCCTCAACACCGGCCTTCTCCTTGCGGGATTGCGCGGCCGGATCGGGCTGCGGGGACGCGGGGCGCTGACGGGCTCCGTCGTCCGGACGCTGGCCGCGACCCTTGCGCTGGGCGTGGGTTGTGTGGCGGGCGCAGCCCTGGGAGCGCCGGTGGGGCGCGTCGGAGAAGTGGCGGGCGGCGTGGTGGGCGGACTGAGTCTGTGGCTCGTCGCGGGGCGTCTGCTGCGCCATCGTGAACTGGCCGACGTGGTCGCGGTCTTCCGGAGACGAGCGGGGCGGCAGTGA
- the rpsT gene encoding 30S ribosomal protein S20: MPQHKSCEKRLRQTKTANERNRAIRSALRTIVRKFREASGEEARDLFTRSCSVLDRAASRNVIHRRQADRRKSRLALELARKTD, translated from the coding sequence ATGCCCCAGCACAAGTCGTGCGAAAAGCGCCTGCGTCAGACCAAGACGGCCAATGAACGCAATCGCGCCATTCGCAGCGCACTCCGAACCATCGTGCGCAAGTTCCGCGAAGCCAGCGGCGAGGAAGCCCGGGACCTGTTCACCCGGAGTTGCTCCGTTCTGGACCGCGCTGCCAGCCGGAATGTCATCCACCGCCGCCAGGCGGATCGCCGGAAGAGCCGATTGGCTCTCGAACTGGCTCGGAAGACGGACTGA
- a CDS encoding proline--tRNA ligase, with protein sequence MLWSRALIPTMKEVPSDAEIPSHRLLLRAGMMRRVGSGLYTMLPLGWRSVLKVEAIVREEMNRAGAQEVRMPVLSPEDLWKETGRWDVYGKEMMRMEDRHGRFFALGPTHEEVITDLIRTEVSSYRQLPVNLYQIQTKFRDEIRPRFGLMRAREFGMKDAYSFHETEDCLAETYRKMHEAYTRIFTRCGLEFRVVEADSGAIGGEVCHEFMVLAESGEATILFSEESGYCASDERADRLDPGGESPEGSADLAEVDTPGLKSVDEVAAFLGVEPGRLVKTLVYETEDGPVVALVSGDRDVNEGKLARFLGKRVELASPEVITRVTKAPVGFAGPVGLSGVRVIADYSVRGIADGVTGANREDAHFTGVNPGRDFDPDDWCDIATARAGDLCPRGGGPMQAIRGIEVGHIFKLGTKYSGAMGAQFLDKDGKNRTSVMGCYGIGTTRTVAAAVEQNHDENGIIWPVALAPYEVTVTPVKAAHEESMIAARTIADALPADETLLDDRSGRPGAKFKDADLVGSPVRVTIGERNLAEGLVEVRRRRDGQVEKVSVESAPEVVARMLNEETPRV encoded by the coding sequence ATGCTGTGGAGTCGCGCGCTGATCCCCACCATGAAAGAGGTCCCCTCGGACGCGGAGATCCCTTCGCATCGTTTGCTTCTCCGGGCGGGAATGATGCGAAGAGTCGGCTCCGGCTTGTACACCATGCTTCCGCTTGGGTGGCGATCGGTGCTGAAGGTAGAGGCCATTGTCCGCGAGGAGATGAACCGGGCCGGTGCGCAGGAAGTCCGCATGCCCGTTCTTTCGCCGGAGGATCTCTGGAAGGAGACGGGGCGCTGGGATGTTTACGGGAAAGAGATGATGCGAATGGAGGATCGGCATGGCCGCTTCTTCGCGCTGGGACCGACCCACGAAGAAGTGATCACCGATCTTATCCGGACCGAGGTTTCGTCCTATCGGCAGCTGCCGGTGAATCTCTACCAGATCCAGACCAAGTTCCGCGACGAGATCCGGCCTCGATTCGGCTTGATGCGGGCACGCGAGTTCGGCATGAAGGACGCGTACAGCTTCCATGAAACCGAAGACTGCCTGGCCGAGACCTATCGGAAGATGCACGAAGCTTACACACGGATTTTCACGCGATGCGGGTTGGAGTTTCGCGTGGTGGAGGCGGATTCCGGCGCGATCGGGGGAGAGGTCTGCCACGAGTTCATGGTGCTGGCGGAGTCCGGAGAGGCGACGATTCTCTTCAGCGAGGAATCCGGCTACTGCGCTTCTGACGAACGCGCGGACCGGTTGGATCCGGGGGGCGAGTCGCCCGAAGGGAGTGCGGATCTTGCGGAAGTGGACACGCCCGGGCTGAAGTCCGTGGATGAGGTGGCGGCGTTCCTCGGTGTCGAGCCGGGGCGACTGGTGAAGACGCTGGTTTACGAGACGGAGGATGGCCCGGTGGTTGCACTGGTCAGTGGCGATCGGGATGTCAACGAGGGCAAGCTGGCGCGCTTCCTCGGGAAGCGGGTGGAGCTGGCTTCTCCGGAAGTGATCACGCGCGTCACGAAGGCCCCGGTCGGATTCGCGGGTCCGGTGGGACTCTCCGGGGTGCGCGTGATCGCGGACTACTCCGTGCGGGGCATTGCGGACGGAGTGACCGGTGCCAACCGGGAAGATGCGCACTTCACGGGGGTGAACCCTGGACGGGACTTCGACCCGGACGACTGGTGTGATATTGCGACGGCTCGCGCCGGAGACCTGTGCCCGCGCGGGGGGGGACCGATGCAGGCGATCCGGGGGATCGAGGTCGGCCACATCTTCAAGCTGGGGACGAAGTACTCCGGGGCGATGGGGGCGCAGTTTCTTGACAAGGACGGCAAGAACCGGACGAGTGTCATGGGGTGCTATGGCATCGGGACGACGCGGACGGTGGCGGCGGCTGTGGAGCAGAACCACGACGAGAACGGCATCATCTGGCCCGTGGCTCTGGCTCCGTATGAGGTGACCGTCACGCCGGTCAAGGCCGCGCATGAGGAATCGATGATCGCGGCACGGACCATCGCTGACGCGCTTCCCGCGGACGAGACATTGCTGGACGATCGCTCTGGCCGGCCGGGCGCGAAGTTCAAGGATGCGGACCTGGTGGGCAGCCCCGTGCGGGTGACCATCGGAGAGCGGAATCTCGCGGAAGGACTGGTTGAGGTGCGGCGCCGACGCGACGGTCAGGTCGAGAAGGTCTCCGTGGAGTCCGCGCCGGAGGTGGTGGCGCGGATGCTGAACGAAGAAACCCCCCGGGTATAA
- a CDS encoding class II aldolase/adducin family protein, protein MTTPEEVRREIVRVCARLDTRQYVAGTDGNVSALLGQEDTLLITPSGRAKGEMVAEDLLLLGRAGKVREGRGTPSSETGMHLRIYDLRPDVKAVVHAHPPVATGFAAAGADLSECVLPEVILGLGGVPVAAYGTPGTEDLSRSLDPWIADHDAVLLANHGVVTVGSCVSSAYRRMETVEHAARVLLVARLLGGAHPLGREQVERLLDERGRHGIREGLASCGVSTPRSGGLSDADRQLAATIADRVRDSLRGDSNR, encoded by the coding sequence GTGACCACTCCTGAAGAAGTTCGCCGGGAGATCGTTCGCGTCTGTGCGCGGCTGGACACCCGGCAGTATGTCGCGGGCACCGATGGCAATGTCTCTGCGCTGCTCGGCCAGGAGGACACCCTCCTGATCACGCCGTCCGGCCGCGCCAAGGGGGAGATGGTCGCGGAGGACCTGCTCCTTCTGGGTCGCGCCGGGAAGGTGCGGGAAGGGCGCGGCACTCCTTCTTCCGAGACAGGGATGCATCTTCGCATCTATGATCTCCGGCCGGATGTGAAGGCGGTGGTTCATGCCCACCCGCCGGTGGCGACCGGCTTTGCAGCGGCCGGGGCGGACCTGTCGGAATGTGTCCTGCCGGAGGTCATCCTGGGGCTCGGGGGGGTGCCGGTCGCCGCATACGGCACGCCGGGGACCGAGGATCTGTCCCGGTCGCTGGATCCGTGGATCGCCGATCACGACGCGGTTCTTCTGGCGAATCACGGTGTGGTGACCGTGGGGAGTTGCGTTTCCAGCGCGTACCGCCGGATGGAGACGGTCGAACACGCGGCGCGGGTTCTCCTGGTGGCGCGGCTGTTGGGTGGGGCGCATCCGCTGGGCAGGGAGCAGGTGGAGCGCCTTCTTGATGAGAGAGGGCGACACGGGATACGCGAGGGGCTGGCTTCCTGCGGGGTGTCGACTCCCCGGAGTGGCGGGTTGTCCGACGCGGATCGGCAGCTCGCGGCCACGATTGCGGACCGCGTTCGCGATTCCCTTCGCGGGGACTCGAACAGGTAA
- a CDS encoding EutN/CcmL family microcompartment protein — protein sequence MKLGQVIGSVWATAKEETLAGRKLLLVRPMDATGVLRGAAYLAVDTVDAGVGDEVLVLDEGNSAGQVLGLDQPPIRTVIVGVVDHHPWRVPEK from the coding sequence GTGAAACTCGGGCAGGTCATCGGGAGCGTTTGGGCCACCGCGAAGGAGGAAACACTCGCCGGGCGAAAGCTCCTGCTGGTGCGCCCGATGGACGCGACCGGCGTGCTTCGGGGGGCAGCGTATCTGGCGGTGGATACCGTGGACGCCGGCGTCGGGGACGAAGTCCTCGTCCTGGATGAAGGGAACTCGGCCGGACAGGTGCTCGGCCTCGACCAGCCGCCCATTCGCACCGTGATTGTCGGTGTAGTCGACCACCACCCGTGGAGGGTTCCTGAGAAGTGA
- a CDS encoding EutN/CcmL family microcompartment protein, which translates to MNLARVIGTVWATRKNPRLEGFRFLVIQPEDERGKTSGAPLIAADQVSARAGDRVFFVLSREAAKAFPGKCAPVDAAILGIVDDLSVEEELCPEEDA; encoded by the coding sequence ATGAATCTGGCGCGCGTCATCGGCACCGTCTGGGCGACGCGGAAGAACCCTCGCCTGGAGGGCTTCCGATTCCTCGTAATCCAGCCGGAGGACGAGCGCGGGAAGACAAGCGGCGCCCCGTTGATCGCGGCGGATCAGGTGTCCGCTCGCGCCGGGGACCGCGTGTTCTTTGTGTTGTCCCGCGAGGCCGCGAAGGCATTCCCCGGGAAGTGTGCGCCGGTGGATGCGGCGATTCTCGGGATCGTCGACGATCTCTCCGTTGAGGAAGAGCTGTGCCCGGAGGAGGACGCGTGA
- a CDS encoding BMC domain-containing protein: MKTVEDALGLLEYSSIAAGVRAADEVLKTARVALLRASPVSPGKFLVIFGGGVAEVEASLDSGRSVAPGCILDELLLARVHPEVPPAIGRGPSALKVGEAIGIVETLTVASAIVGADAAAKAATVSVLELGAGRGIGGKGFFTLTGDVAAVQAAVEAARAPIDERGFHVRTEVLAGPHPELAARVGRMLTESTDEGGAG, encoded by the coding sequence GTGAAGACGGTCGAGGATGCGCTGGGGCTTCTGGAGTATTCGTCCATTGCGGCCGGAGTGCGTGCGGCGGACGAAGTACTCAAGACCGCTCGCGTGGCTCTGCTTCGAGCGTCGCCCGTTTCCCCCGGCAAGTTTCTCGTGATCTTCGGTGGGGGGGTGGCGGAGGTGGAGGCCTCGCTGGACAGCGGTCGATCGGTGGCACCCGGCTGCATCCTGGACGAACTTCTCCTTGCGCGTGTGCACCCGGAGGTGCCGCCCGCCATTGGCCGGGGGCCGTCCGCGCTGAAGGTGGGCGAGGCGATCGGGATCGTGGAGACCTTGACGGTGGCATCGGCGATTGTCGGAGCGGACGCGGCCGCCAAGGCCGCGACGGTGAGCGTTCTGGAACTGGGGGCCGGTCGCGGGATCGGCGGCAAGGGCTTCTTCACGCTGACCGGAGATGTCGCCGCGGTGCAGGCGGCCGTGGAAGCGGCGCGTGCGCCCATTGATGAACGCGGCTTTCATGTTCGAACCGAGGTTCTCGCGGGTCCGCATCCGGAACTGGCGGCGCGGGTGGGGAGGATGCTCACCGAAAGCACGGACGAGGGGGGTGCCGGATGA
- a CDS encoding SLBB domain-containing protein: MNSPTLSDLFAWGGIPRRLPRTDSREAGPVVVTVVDAAPGQASETALLTECPEDLVAGAGVLGEGCGGAPVFIASVGAEEAQAQTLEALVARCGRIATMELPDLYPMGEESALRTWLSATPRLEGIPAGAFRIFPAWVAVAAGHARRGRVLLDAWVTVAGDVRSPGTFRVPLGTTVATLARMAGGRKSPDAVAFAWSGSRGRAVGTRHGISAGEGAMIFLPPDHPLAEGEARSFNSALSRVEAGCSRCFLCNTICPAADAGVRPRSLVDALRWPGRDGGPYPPSASGSCLECRLCDTVCPSAIPVGRLASEVAQRVRSQGVRQRSPSAVRFVPREAFARRLGIGGAVEARTDVRDRIGRVRLSLAQEDGLRVSAVVRTGEDVWKGQVVARGGDGEQEVRIHAPFSGRVRALNGSLTLVRERA, from the coding sequence GTGAACTCCCCCACGCTGTCTGACCTGTTCGCCTGGGGAGGGATTCCCCGGCGGCTTCCCCGCACGGATTCGCGGGAGGCCGGGCCGGTGGTCGTGACGGTCGTGGACGCCGCTCCGGGGCAGGCCTCGGAGACGGCGCTCCTGACGGAGTGTCCCGAGGATCTCGTGGCGGGCGCGGGCGTTCTCGGAGAGGGATGCGGCGGCGCCCCGGTGTTCATCGCCTCAGTCGGAGCGGAAGAGGCGCAGGCACAGACGCTCGAAGCTCTGGTGGCGCGCTGCGGGCGGATCGCGACGATGGAACTTCCGGATCTCTATCCGATGGGAGAGGAGTCCGCCCTGCGGACATGGCTCTCCGCAACGCCGCGTCTTGAAGGCATTCCCGCAGGCGCGTTTCGCATCTTTCCCGCATGGGTTGCGGTGGCGGCCGGGCACGCGAGGCGCGGTCGTGTTCTGCTCGACGCATGGGTGACGGTTGCCGGAGATGTGCGCAGTCCGGGCACTTTTCGCGTTCCCCTTGGCACGACGGTTGCCACGCTTGCGCGGATGGCGGGAGGGCGCAAGTCACCCGATGCGGTGGCGTTCGCCTGGAGCGGGAGTCGTGGGCGAGCGGTCGGAACGCGACACGGCATTTCCGCCGGGGAGGGTGCGATGATCTTCCTTCCGCCCGATCACCCACTGGCCGAAGGGGAGGCGCGCTCCTTCAACAGCGCGCTCTCTCGCGTGGAAGCGGGCTGCTCCCGCTGCTTCCTGTGCAACACCATCTGCCCGGCTGCCGATGCGGGGGTGCGGCCGCGAAGCCTGGTGGACGCTCTTCGCTGGCCGGGGCGGGATGGAGGACCGTATCCTCCGAGCGCGTCCGGATCGTGTCTGGAATGCCGATTGTGCGATACCGTCTGTCCGTCGGCGATTCCGGTGGGTAGACTCGCATCGGAAGTCGCGCAGCGTGTTCGTTCGCAAGGGGTGCGGCAGCGGTCGCCGTCAGCGGTTCGCTTCGTCCCGCGCGAGGCGTTCGCACGCAGGCTCGGGATCGGAGGAGCGGTGGAGGCCCGGACCGATGTCCGCGACCGGATCGGGCGCGTTCGCCTGTCGCTGGCCCAAGAGGACGGACTCCGCGTCTCGGCGGTCGTCCGGACTGGGGAGGATGTCTGGAAGGGGCAGGTGGTCGCCCGAGGCGGGGACGGGGAGCAGGAAGTGCGCATTCACGCGCCCTTCTCGGGGAGAGTTCGCGCGTTGAATGGTTCGCTGACGCTGGTAAGGGAGAGAGCGTGA